AACGCATTGCATTTCCGTCAGCCGCTGTCCCAAAGTGCGCGGCTGTTAGCTGTTCTTTGCACCTTCTTGGGCAACGGGAAAAGCCGTGAAAACCGGCTACAGTTGCGCTGCGGTAACGCATCAGTCCAGACCTCCGGCCTTGTGCTGCGAATGCACAGGGAAATCCAGTCGACCCGCCCGGGTCGGCGAAGGTGGAGGCGAGGCAGAGGCGCGCTGCGCGCGCGCAAGTGACAAGTGCCAAGTAACACAAGTAACAAGAGACACGAGGGAACGCCTTTCCGCGTTCCAGCTCCGTCCTCTTGCCACTTGATACTTGGCACTTGCCACTTGCGCGGCGACAGCCGCGCCCCGACACATGCGGAGTCCGAACATCCGACCCAAGACGCTCACGCGTCCGGCGCGAAATTTTTGCGCGCGCCGGCTCGCGAAAACTTCATCGCAAAAATGAAGCGTGAGAGCAGTCTACCGCATCGAACCCGACGCGCGTCTGCCGGACGGATATAAAAACAACCATCCCTCCGGATCGCGCCCATCGTCAACGAGGCCGGCCTGCTCTTGCCAAAACCCAAGAGAGACTGACCCATCCATGACACTGTCACACTCGCTGCCCCGCCACGCGGGACGGCTCTTTGCCATCGCGCTCGCCGGCTTCGCCGCGAACGCCCTCACTGCCATCGTGCCCGCGCAGGCACCCTCGCCCGCCGGCCCGTCCTCTGAAGAACTGGTCCGCCTCGACCGCTACGTCGTGTCGGCGGCCCGCACGCAACAAGACGTGAAAACCACGCCCAGCAGCGTGACCGTGATTTCACTGCGGGAAATGAACCGGGCGCAGATCACCGACTTGCGCGCGGCTCTGCAAACCGCCCCCGGCGTCAATGTCGTGGAAACCGGCGGCGCCCTCGGCAGCCAGACCAGCGTCAGCATCCGCGGCGCGAGCGCGGCGCACACGCTGTTCCTCATCGACGGCATCCGCATCAACTCCGAGGATCCCACCAATCGCTATGCCAACATACTCGGCGCCGGCGGCCTCGCCGGGCTGGATCGCGTGGAGGTTTTGCGCGGCGCGCAAAGCATCCTCTACGGCAGCTCGGCCATCGGCGGCGTGGTCTCGCTCGCGACCGTGCGCGGTGACGGCTCTCCCGTCGTCACACTGGGCGCGGACGGCGGCTCGTTTGGCACTATCGGTGGCGCGGCATCTGTCTCCGGCAGCGCGGATCTGCGTTCGCGCTCCGGCAGCTGGGGTCCGGCCCCGCTCCACTACAGCATGTCGCTCTCCGCGCTCTCCACCCAAAACGACCGCTCGCACAATGATTTCAAACAAATCTCCTTTGCCTCGCGTCTCGACTGCGACATCTCGTCCAAGCTCGCCGCCGGCGTCACTTACCGTGCCATGAACAACGACTACGACGAGCCCGGCACCCTGCACGATCCCTCCACCGCCGGCCACGCCGTCCAGCGTTTCGACCTCATCACTGTCTATGCCGACTGGCACCCGCTTGAAGCCTTTGCTTTCCGCCTTACTTACGGCTTTGTCGACAGCGACTACGATTGGGATGAGACAGCCTATCCCTCGACCATGACCGCCAGGCGCAACGTCATCGACTGGCAAAACACCTGGCAGGCGCTTGAGCAACTCCAACTGGTCGCCGGCCTCAACGCCGAATGGTCGCGCTACGACAACGCCAGCCTTATCCTCGATGATGACGTGCGCTCCGCTTACCTGAATGCCGTCGCGACTCCCGTCAAAAACCTCGCGCTCACCGCAGGCGTTCGCGTCGACGATTACAACACCTTCGATGCACACGTCACATGGCGCACCGGGCTTTCCTACCGCATCGAAAAAACCGCCACCACCCTGCGCGCCAATTATGGCACCGGCTACAACGCCCCCTCGCCCAATTACGTTCTCGGCGGCGGCTGGTATGAGCCGAGCCCCGGCCTCGAGCCCGAACAATCCAAGGGCTGGGATTTCGGCGTCGAACAGGACCTATGGGGGAACCGCATCACCCTCGGCGCCGCATGGTTCCGGAATGAATTTGAGAACAAGTTCGATGCCGCCTGGAACGTGAGCGGATACCGTTACCGCAATATTCCCGGTGCCACGGCGGAAGGCGTGGAGCTTTCGCTTGCCGCCCGCCCGCATCAAAAAGTCGGCGTCCGCGCCGCCTACACCTACTTGAATACACGCGACGACTCGGGCGCCCGCCTCATTCGCCAGCCGCGTCACGCCCTCGTCGGCGATGTCAATTTCCAAGCCACTCCCGCCTGGCTCATCGGCCTCGGGGCAACCTTGGTCGCCGACCGTCCTGACGACACATATTTCGATGCCTCCTTCACCCAGTATCGGCAGAAGATGCATGACTATGCCCTCGCGCGTCTCTATTCGGCCTATGAAGTCAAACCCGGTCTCACGCTGCGCGCCCGCGTCGAAAATCTCTTCGACAAAGAATATCAGACCGTCGCCGACTACCCTGGCTTGCCCATCGGCGTGTTTGCCGGCATCGAGTGGAAATTCTGATGTCCTGCAAAACCAACAGCGCGCGCCGCGCGCCGCCTCCCCGTCGGGACGACCTTCCCGCCGCCCGGTCAGCGGGATCTGGCGCGTATTTGTATCCTAAATACAAATACGCATGCGCGCTGTTGGTTTTTCTGCTCTTCGGCCTTTCAGCCCTTCAGTCCTTCGGCCCTCGCGCATTCGCGGCCCCGCCGCAAATGCGCGTCGTCTCCCAGACCGTCGGCAACGACGAACTGCTCCTCGCCGTCGCCTCGCCGTCGCAAATCGCCGCGCTCAGCCACCTCGCGACCGAGTCCGATTTTTCCGCCGTGGCCGCGCAGGCCGCCGCGTTTCCCAAACTCGACAAGAACGCCACCGCCGAGAGCATCCTCTCGTTTTCGCCCACGCTCGTCCTTTTCACCGACTACAGCCGCACCGAACTCGTCGAGCAAATCCACCGCGCCGGCGTGCGCAGTGTCATCATCAAAAACTATCGCACCCTCGACGACACCTACGGCAACCTTCGCCTCATCGCCGCCGAACTCGGCCCCGAGGCCGCCGGGCGGGCCGAGCGTCTCATCGCCGGGTGCGAAGCCCGCGTCGCCGCGCTCCGCGCCAAAATGGCCGGCGCCAAGCCCGTGCGCGTCATCGCCCCCTCGACCTACGGGGTGATTCCCGGCCGCGATACCACCTTTCAGGATCTCTGCGACCACGCCGCCGCCGAAAACCTCGCCGCCACGCTCGGCGGACTGCGCGGGCATGCGCCGCCGCCGTCCGAGAAAATGATCGCCTGGCCCGTGGACAAAGTCGTGCTCATCTCCGGGGCGCTCCAAAGCGGCGTCCGCCCGCTCGACGGCGAGGATCCCGTGCAGGCCGCGCTCGCCCCCTTCCTGAAGCTCCCGCCCTACCAGTTCATGCCCGCCGTCCGCGAACGCCGCGTGGCCTTGCTGGAGCCGTGGCAGATAAGCTGCGTCTCGCACCACCGCGTCGCCGCCTACGAACGGCTGGCCCGCGAGTTGCATCCCGAGCGCTTCGCCCATGCAGAATGAACAACAAACCCGCTTCATGCGCCGGGGAAACAACCCAAAATGATGCAGCCGCCCGCAAACCTCTTTCTCTTTCCTCTTTATCTTTCTTCTTTCTCTCGCCACGAAACACCGGACACCAAGGTCGGGGATGAACGCTAAAGAGGAAAGAGAAAGATAACGGAACAAGGAACACTCCGGACCATCACCGCCGCCATGCCCTCTCCTTCCGCCACCCGCTTCGCCCTTCCCGCCGCACTTCTGCTGCTGGTCGGGTTGATGTTTGTCTCGCTCGGCATAGGCGACATGAACCTCTCGCCCGCGCGCACCCTCGCCGGCGTGCTGCATCAGGACGAACTCGCCGCCATGGTGATCTGGAACATGCGGCTGCCCCGCCTCCTCGTCGCCATGCTCATCGGGGCGGCGCTCGCCTCCAGCGGCCTCGTCATGCAGGCGTATTTCCGCAACAGCCTCGCCAGTCCCGGGCTGCTCGGCGTGAGCGCGGGAGGCACGGCCGGCGCGGTTGTCGTCATCGGCGCGGGCATCACCGCGCATTCGCTCCTGTTTCTCCCCGTGGCGTCGATCGCCGGCGCGTTTGTCGCCACGGCCATGGTCATCGCGCTCGCGCGGCGCGGCGCGGGCACCGAGCGCCTTCTCCTCGCCGGCATCGCGCTCAATGCGATGCTCGGCGCCGTCTCCAGCTACGTGCTCTCCAACGCCACCCTCACCTACGAGCGCAACGCGCAGATTCTCTTCTGGCTGCTCGGCGGACTCGAGGACCGCACGTGGGAACACGTGAAAATGGCCATCCCCATCGTGGTCGCCGCCGCGCTGCTCTGGCCTCTCGGCCGCCAGATGGACTTGCTCAGCCTCGGCGCCGACGAAGCCCAGAGCCTCGGTGTCGACGTGCGGCGGTTGCGGCGCTGGCTGCTCGTGCTGTCCACCGTGCTCACCGCGCTCGCCACGGCGGTCGCCGGCTCGGTCGGCTTTGTCGGCCTCATCGTGCCGCATCTGCTGCGCCTGCTCGTCGGCCCGGAACACCGCCGCCTCGTGCCGCTTTCGCTCATCGGAGGCGCGGCCTTCGTCGTCGCCTGCGACCTCGTCGGCCGCGAGGCGGGCGGCCTTCGCATCGGCATCGTCACCTCGCTCGTCGGCGGCCCCTTCTTCCTCTGGCTCCTTCGCAAAAAAACATGAGCTCCGTGATTTTCGATTTTCGATTCCCGATTTTCGATTGGGGAACAATCGCCCCGATTGCGAAATCGCGCGGCAGCGCGCAATCGAAAATCGAAAATCAAAAATCGAAAATTTCATGACCAACGTGCTCGACATCATCAACGCCTCCGTGCCCGGCCGTCTCACCGATGTGAGCCTGCGCCTGGGCTCCGGCACGATGGCCGGACTGGTCGGCCCCAACGGCTCGGGCAAGTCCACCCTGCTTCAGGTCGCATCCGGACTGCTCCCCGCCAGCGGGGAGGTGCGCTGGGGCGGGCAGCAGCTCCCGCACATTCCCATCCTCGAACGCGGACGGCGCACCGCCTGGGTGCCGCAGGAGGCGCGCTTCGAGTTCGGCTTCACCGTCCGCTCCGTCGTCGCGCAGGGCCGCTACGCGCACGGCGACGACAACCAGGGGGTGGACGAGGCTCTCGCCCGCCTCGATCTCACCGCGCTTGCCGACCGCCCCGTCAATCATCTCTCCGGCGGCGAACGCCAGCGCGTCCTCCTCGCCCGCGCCATCGCCACCGGGGCTCCGCTCCAGCTCTGGGACGAACCGCTCGCCGCGCTCGACCCGCGCCACGCGCTCGAGATCCTCCTCCTCGGCAACAAGCACACCCGGGCGGGCGGCACGCTCCTTTTTTCCCTGCACGACCTCCGCATGGCCTACATCCTCGACATCGTCGTCGTCCTGCACAAAGGCCGCCTGCGCGCCGCCGGCGTCCCCTCCAAGGTCCTCACGCCCGACCTCCTCCTCGAAGTCTTCGGTGTCCGCTCCGAGATCACCCCCAGCCTCTCCTTCGCCCTGCCCTGACCTCGTCTTTCTCCTCCCTCTTTCTTCTTTCCTCTTTCTCTTTCTTCTTTCTCCCTCCGCCGCCGCTCCCCCGGAAAATTCAGCATCCACAATACAAATACATCAACAACGCCTTCCAGAATGAACGACCATCCGCAACCTTCCTCTCCTTCTCCCGCCCGCACCGACGCCGAGCACCGCGAGCACATGCAAACCGTCCAGGCGCAGGTCCGCGCCGCCGTGCAATCCGCCAAGGACAAGCGCGGCCTCGTCATGGTGCACACCGGCAACGGCAAAGGCAAAACCACTGCCGCCTTCGGCATGCTCGCCCGCATGCTCGCGCACAAACGCAAATGCGCCGTCATCCAGTTCATCAAGTCCGGCAAGGATGCCGTCGCCCGCCTGCTCGAAAGCCCCAATCTCCACTGGCACCACGCCGGCGGCGGCTTTACCTGGGACACCCAGAACCGCGACAGCGACATCGCCCTCTGCCGCGAAGGCTGGCGGCTTGCCCTGAGCTATTTCGCCGACCCGGAAATCAGCTTCATCCACCTCGACGAACTCAACGTCGTCCTCGACATCGGCTACCTCCCGAAAGACGAGGTCCTCGCCGCGCTCCGCGCCAAGCGCCCCGACCTCCACGTCGTCTGCACCGGCCGCAATGCCCCGCCCGAGCTCATCGAACTCGCCGACCTCGTCACCGAAATGCGCGAGATCAAGCACCCCTTCAACGCCGGCATCCAGGCCCAGCAGGGAATCGAGTTCTGACGAATGCGGAATGCGGATTTCGGAATGCGGAATAAGACACCGTATCGAAGCCTTTTTATCCTGTAGTCCGTCCTCCCTTATTCCGCATTCCGAAATCCGCATTCCACATTTTCATGCGCTCCCTCTCCATCCTCGGCACGTCCTCCAACGCCGGCAAAACCTGGGTCGCCACCGCCTTCTGCGCCTGGCTGCGCGCCCAGGGCGTGCGCGTCGCCCCCTTCAAGGCGCAGAACATGTCCAACAACGCCTGGGCCACGCTCGACGGCGGCGAGATGGCCCGCGCCCAGGCCGTCCAAGCCGAGGCCTGCGGCCTCATGCCGGACGCCGGGATGAACCCCATCCTCCTGAAACCCTCCGGCCCCGGCGGATCCCAACTCGTCCTTCTGGGCCGCGCCCAAGGCCACCAGGCCGCCGCCGAGTATTACCGCCACTTCGACCACCTCTGGGAAATCGTGAAGGCCGCGCTGGACGGCTGGCGCTCCCGCTGCGACGTCCTCGTGCAGGAAGGCGCGGGCAGTCCCGTCGAACTCAATCTCATGGGGCGCGACCTCGTCAACCTCCGCCCCATGCGCCACCTCGACGGACGCTTTCTCCTCGTGGGCGACATCGACCGCGGCGGCATCTACGCCCAGCTCGCCGGCACCTGGGCGCTCCTCCCGCCGGAGGACCGCCCCCGCTCGCTCGGCGCCATCGTCAACCGCTTCCGCGGCGACATTTCCCTGTTCCCCCATCCGCAGGAATGGCTCGCCCCGCACGCCCCCGGCCTCGACATCGCCGGCACGCTCCCCTTCCGTCCCGACCTCCAGCCCGAGGAGGAGGACGGGCTCGCCGCCACCGACGAGGACCGCGGCGCCGGCGCATCCATTTGCTGGATACGGCTTCCCCGCGCCGCCAACCTCACCGACTGCCAGCCGTGGTGGGGCGACGCCGGCATCCGCACGCGCTGGGTCTCCGCGCCCGAAGCCCTCGCCGGCGCGCGCGCCATCGTCATCCCCGGCTCCAAAAACACCCTCGCGGACCTGCGCTGGCTTCGCGCATGCGGCCTCGCCGGCGCCATCGTCGCCGCGGCGAAACGCGGCGTCCCGGTCGTCGGCATTTGCGGCGGTTTCCAGATCCTCGGCGCGCGCCTCGTCGACCCGGAAGGCGTGGCGGGTGACGCGGGCGACGAGTCCGGCCTCGGCCTTCTGCCGCACCGGACCGTTTTCCAACGCGAAAAGACCGTCCGCCAAGTCACCGCCCGCTGCGGTGACCGCCGCTGGACCGCCTATGAAATCCACATGGGCCGCAGCGAACCGACCGCGCCCTGCCCCGCCCTTCACCTCATCGAGGACGCACAGGGTTCCCGTCCCGAGGGACTCCGCTCGGGCAATGTCATCGGCACCTATCTGCACGGCTGGTTCGAGGTCCCTGAGACCCGCCGTCTCCTCGCCGCCGCCGCCAATATCGCGGAGCACATGCCGCATCTCGTCCCCTGGGCCGAGCAACGCCAGCAAATCTACCGCCAGATGGCCGCGCATCTGGAATCCCACCTGAACCTTGCATCCATCAAACGCTACCTCGACCTATGACACCCCTCTTTCCTCTTTATTCTTTCTCTTTCCTCTTTCTCCTTCCCGCAAGGAATGGCGTGAGTGACGGGAGAAAGAGGAAAGAGAAAGAATAAAGAGGAAAGAAAAACATCAGCCCTTCCCGCCCATCCTCCTGTCCCTCTCTCCAGCGCATTCTCATGATTTACGGCCACGGCGACGACGCCCATTCCCAGACCCACCACATCCGCGACGATTTCAGCTCCAATATCCGGCCGGACGGACCGCCGGTCGAACTCATCGACCATCTCCGCGCGCGCCTGTCCGCCGTTGCCCGCTATCCCGAGCCCGCCGCCGACACCGTGCGCCGCCAACTCGCCGCCACCCATCAGGTTTCCGCCGCGCAAGTCCTCGTCACCGCCGGGGCCACCGCCGCCATCTATCTCGTCGCGCAAGCCCACCGCGCCCGCGCCTCGCTCATCGTCACGCCCACCTTTTCCGAATACGAGGACGCCTGTCGCCTTCACGACCACAAGCTCGCCTTCTCCGCCCGCGCCCGCTTTTTTGCCGATCCCGGCAGCCACCTCGACACCGCGCCGCGCCCCGACCTTCTCTGGCTCTGCAATCCCAACAACCCCACCGGCGAGGCCGCGTCCCGCGACGAACTCCTCGCCCTCATCGACGCGCACCCCCGCACGCTTTTCGTCATCGACCAGTCCTACGCCGATTTCTGCTTGGTCGCCCCCATCCTGCCCGCCGACACCGCCGTCCGCGAAAACCTCATCCTCATCCGCTCCCTCACCAAAACCCTCGGCATCCCCGGCCTGCGCATCGGCCACGTCTTCGCCTCCGCGTCCAACATTGCCGCGCTTGCCCGCCACCTCCAGCCCTGGGCCGTCAACACCCTCGCGCTCGAAGCCGCCGCCTACTACCTCGCACACCGCGCACGCCTCGCGCCCCCGCTCGAAACCTGGCTTGCGCACACCCGCGCCTTCTCCCGCGCCGTCGCGGGCCTCGAAGGATTCACGCCGCATCCCACCGCGACCACCTTCTTCCTCGTCGAGCTGGCCCGCGGCACCTCGGCCGCGCTCAAGCAATATCTCGTGGAGAAACACGGCATCCTCATCCGCGACGCCGCCAACTTCCGCGGCCTGACCTCCCGCCACATCCGCGTCTCCCCTCAATCCCCGTGGCAAAACCACCGCCTCGCACAGTCCCTCCAAACCTGGCGCGGCTGATCATGGGCATGAAAACGCCGGCCGGATGCCTCGATTAAATGCTCCTTTCCGCCCTCCAGTCCTTCAGCCTTTCCGCCCTGCTCCTGGGCGTCGCCCTCGACCTCGCGCTCGGCGATCCCCGCTGGCTCCCTCATCCAATCGTTGGATACGGCCGCGCCATCGCCTGGGGCGAGCGCAAGCTCAACCACGGCTCGTCCCGCGCCCGTTTTTTCAAAGGCGCCGCGCTCACCCTGTTCCTCGTCGCCGTCACTTACACCGTCTGGCTCGCCGCCCTCGCCCTCGCCGCCCGCGCGCACACCGCCGCCGCCGTCGCGCTTGCCGCCTTTGGCGTCTTCACCGCCTTGGCCCACCGCACCCTCATCGCCGAATGCCGCGCCGTCTTTCGCGCGCTCGGCGACGGGACGCGCGATCACGATCCCGGCACCCTTGACGCCGCCAGACGACAGCTCGCCCGCATCGTCGGACGCGACACCGCGCGCCTCGACGCCCGGCAAATCCGCACCGCCGCCCTGGAAACCCTCGCCGAAAATCTCTCCGACGGCGTCGTCGCCCCGCTTTTCTGGTATGCCCTTGGCGGCGTCCCCGCCATGATGGCCTGCAAAATGGTCAACACCCTCGACTCCATGATCGGCCATCACGATGACCGCCATGAGTTCTTCGGCAAAACCGCCGCCCGCCTCGATGACGCTGTCAACTACCTTCCCGCCCGCCTTACCGCGCTCCTTCTCGCCCTCGCCGCGCGCAGCCCCCGCGCCCTCCGCTTCGTCGCCCGTTACGGCCGCGCCCATGCCAGTCCCAATGCCGGCTACCCCGAGGCGGCCCTCGCCGGCGCCCTCGATCTTCGTTTCGGCGGGCCGAATTATTACGACGGAGAACTCGTGGAAAAACCCTTCATCGGCCGGAATCCCCGCGCCGTCCGCCCCGCCGAAATCGACACCGCCGCCCGCCACGCGCACGTCACCCTCGCCCTCATGGTCCTCCTGACCGCCGCCGCCCGCCTCCTGCTCCCTCTGCCGTTCTGTTGAAACGCCCCCTCGCGATGCATATCCATTTTCTTGATACTTGCCACTGATAACTTGTCACTTTTCCCCGTCATGTCCTCCCTCGTTTTTCTCACTGGCCCCGTGCGCAGCGGCAAAAGCCGTCGCGCCGTCGAACTCGCCACCGCCTGGGGCCCCGGCACCGTTTTCATCGCCACCTGCCGTCCTCCCGTCGCCGGACCGGACGGCGCGCCCTCCGATCCCGAGCTGGCCGAACGCATCCGCCGCCACCGGGCCGAGCGTCCCGCAGCTTGGCGCGTGCTCGAGGCTCCCCGGGACCTGCCCGCCGCCCTCGACGCGCTCCAACCGCCGCCCGCCGGCGTTCTGCTCGACTGCCTCACGCTCTGGGTTTCCGACCGCCTCGACCTCTCCGACGACGCCCTCATCGCGGAATGGGACAGGCTCCTCGCCTATCTCCGCGCCGCCCCCTGCCCGTCGGTCATCGTCAGCAATGAAATCGGCTGGTCGCCCGTCCCCGGGCATCCCGTCCTCCGCCGCTTCCGCGATCTCGTCGGCATCCTCGCCCAGCGCACCGCCGCCGCCGCCACCGAAGCCCACCTCTGCGTCGCCGGCCAAACGCTCCGCCTGAAATAACCCTCCGCCAACTCTTCTTTCCTCTTTATTCTTTCTCTTTCCTCCCAAACGCCATCACAATCAGTATCCACAATCTTGATACTTGCCACTTGCTACTTGTCACTTTTCCTCCATCATGTCCTACAAAATCCCGACCATCCCGTCCCTCGCCCATCATCTCGAGGCCGACCTCCGCGCGGCCATCGACAATAAAACCAAGCCCCCCGGCTCGCTCGGCCAGCTCGAAACCCTCGCGCTCCGCCTCGGCCTCATGCAGGACACCCTCGCGCCCGCGCTCCGGCGACCCGCCTCGCTCGTCTTCGCCGGCGACCACGGGCTCGCCGATGAAGGAGTCAGCCCCTTTCCCAAGGCCGTCACCGTCCAGATGGTGCTCAACTTCCTTGCCGGCGGCGCCGCCATCAACGTCTTCGCCCGCCAGCACGGCCTCGACCTTCGTGTGATCGACGCCGCCGTCGCCGGCCCCCTTCCCGCGCACCCGCAGCTCCTCGACCGCAAGATCATGCCGTCCGGCACGCGCAACGCCCTCCACGGCCCGGCCATGACACCGGACGAAGTCGCGCGCTGCCTCGCCGCCGGGGACCAGCTCGCCGCCGATCTCGCCGCCGGGGGATGCAATGCCGTCATTTTCGGCGAGATGGGCATCGGCAACACCTCCGCCGCCTCGCTCCTCATGACCGCGCTCACCGGCATGCCCATCGAAACGACGACCGGGCGCGGCTCCGGCCACGACCCCGCCGGACTCGCCCGCAAACGCGACATCCTCGCCCGCGTCCTCGCCCGCCATCCCGGCGCGACCACGCCTCTCGCGGCCCTCGCCGCCTTTGGCGGAGCCGAAATGGCCATGATGACCGGCGCGATGCTCGGGGCCGCCGCGCGCCGCATGGTCGTCCTCAACGACGGCTTTATCGTCACGGCCTCGCTCCTTGTCGCCGCGCGCCTCAATCCCGCCGTCCTCGACTACACGGTCTTTTCCCACACGTCCGCCGAAGGCGCGCATGACGCGCTGGTGAAGCACCTGGGCGGACAGCCGCTCCTCGCCCTCGACCTTCGGCTCGGCGAAGGCACCGGCGCGGCGCTGGCCTGGCCGCTCCTGCTATCGGCGACCCGGTTCCTCCAGGAAATGGCCACCTTCGAAACCGCCAGCGTGAACAAAATCCACACCTGATGACCGGGCAAACCCTTCGTGACCGGCAGGATGCGTCAATGCGCAGCGCAGGTATCCTGCCTGCCGTTGGCATCTTGTCGCGCGAAGCGCTCACTTATTTCTTGGAAAAGTGCCAGCGATGCCTCGCGTCATTCGCCCACCCCACTTCAGCTCACACCCACGCATCCTCCGCAAATTCGTGCTTGCCCCGGGGTGCGCAAAGCAGGATGTTTCGCCCCTTGCGGCAATCACTCAGGTCAAGCCGGCGCGCCGCATTGCTCCCGCCGGTTTTTAGTCAAAACAACCTTCAACCAACGGCCGAAAGGCCTCCTGCGAAGGTCCGGCGCTCCGGGGCAAGGCGGCGGTGCCCTCGCATTCGTCACATGAGTTCAGTAATGCAAGAACTGCTCGCGCAGTCCTCCTTCGACAAGCTCAAGGAAGGGCAAATCGTCCCGGGCACCATCACCGAAATCCGCCAGAACGAAGTCGTCGTCGACATCGGCGGCAAATCCGAAGGCATCATCCCCGCGGGCGAGTTCATCGATCTCGGCGAGCTCCAGATCGGCTCCCAAATCGACGTTTTCCTCGAAAAACTCGAAGACAAGAACGGCAACCCCGTCCTCTCCTTCGACAAGGCCGAGCAGAAGAAAAACTGGGACAACATCCTCACCAAATTCCCCGAAGGCTCCGTTGCCGCCGGACGCGTCCGCGCCAAGGTCAAGGGCGGCCTCATCGTCTCCATCGGCGTCGATTCCTTCCTGCCCGCCTCGCACATCGACGTGCAGCCCCCGAAGAACCTCGACCAATACGTGGGCCAGACCTACGACTTCAAGGTCATCAAGATCAACCTCGACCGCAAAAACATCGTCCTCTCGCGCCGCGAACTCATCGAGGAACAACGCACCGCCAAGCGCCGCGCCCTCCTCGAATCCATCGAGCCCGGCCAGATCCGCAAGGGCGTCGTGAAGAACATCACCGACTTCGGCGCCTTCATCGACCTCGACGGCATGGACGGCCTGCTCCACATCACCGACATGAGCTGGGGCCGCATCACCCACCCGAGCGAAATGCTCAAGCAGGGCGAGGAAATCGACGTCATGATCATCGAGGTCAACCGCGAGAAGGAACGCGTTTCCCTCGGCCTCAAGCAGACCACGAAAAACCCGTGGGATGACATCGAGCACAAATTCCCCGTCGGCGCGAAAGTGCACGGCAAGGTCGTCAACCTCGTCCCCTACGGCGCGTTCATCGAGATCGAGCCCGGCGTCGAGGGCCTCGTCCACATCACCGAGATGTCCTGGACCAAGCGCATCACCAAGCCCTCCGAAATGCTCAAGGTCGGCCAGGAACTCGACGCGGTGGTGCTCGGCATCCAGAAGGAGGAGCAGAAAATCTCCCTCGGCCTCCGCCAGCTCGAATCCAACCCGTGGGACATGGTCCGCCACAACTACCCGATCGGCGCCCGCGTCCGCGGCAAGGTGCGCAACATGACCACCTACGGCGCCTTCATCGAGCTCGAGGAAGGCATCGACGGCATGGTGCACGTCTCCGACATGAGCTGGACCCGCAAGGTCAACCACCCCTCCGAAGTCCTCAAGAAGGGCGACGAGGTGGACGCGACCGTGCTCGACGTGGACTCCAGCCAGCAGCGCATCAGCCTCGGCATGAAGCAGCTCACCACCGATCCCTGGGCCGACATCGACGCGCACTTCAAGATCGGCGACGTCGTCACCGGCACCGTCTCGAAGATCACCTCCTTCGGCGCCTTCGTGGAGCTCAAGGACGGCATCGACGGCCTCGTGCACATCTCGCAGATCAGCGAGGAGCGCATCGAAAAGATCAAGGACGTGCTCAAGCCCGGCCAGGAAGTCACCGCCCGCGTCATCAAGATCGACCGCGACGAGCGCCGCCTCGGCCTCTCGATCAAGGCCGCCCACTACAGCG
This genomic stretch from Termitidicoccus mucosus harbors:
- the rpsA gene encoding 30S ribosomal protein S1 gives rise to the protein MSSVMQELLAQSSFDKLKEGQIVPGTITEIRQNEVVVDIGGKSEGIIPAGEFIDLGELQIGSQIDVFLEKLEDKNGNPVLSFDKAEQKKNWDNILTKFPEGSVAAGRVRAKVKGGLIVSIGVDSFLPASHIDVQPPKNLDQYVGQTYDFKVIKINLDRKNIVLSRRELIEEQRTAKRRALLESIEPGQIRKGVVKNITDFGAFIDLDGMDGLLHITDMSWGRITHPSEMLKQGEEIDVMIIEVNREKERVSLGLKQTTKNPWDDIEHKFPVGAKVHGKVVNLVPYGAFIEIEPGVEGLVHITEMSWTKRITKPSEMLKVGQELDAVVLGIQKEEQKISLGLRQLESNPWDMVRHNYPIGARVRGKVRNMTTYGAFIELEEGIDGMVHVSDMSWTRKVNHPSEVLKKGDEVDATVLDVDSSQQRISLGMKQLTTDPWADIDAHFKIGDVVTGTVSKITSFGAFVELKDGIDGLVHISQISEERIEKIKDVLKPGQEVTARVIKIDRDERRLGLSIKAAHYSADQLAAETATYEALNRDSSGDMMNLGDILDAASDKKD